Genomic window (Candidatus Cloacimonadota bacterium):
GGCGGAACCGAAATTCCGCCTCTTGATATCAGTGATAAATTGCCTGGATTAGAACCTCAGATGGGCATAAGCCTTGTTGGCTTCGGCCATCTTGTGGGTGTCCTCACGTTTCTTGATGGACGCGCCTTCTTTCTTGTAGGCGGCGATGAGCTCGGCGGCCAGTCGCTCGATCATGGTCTTTTCGCTGCGGGCGCGGGAATAGCTGATCAGCCAGCGGAAAGCCAGGGCTCGGCCGTTCTTTTCGTTCACTTCCAGAGGGATCTGGTAGTTCGATCCACCCACGCGGCGGGAAACGACTTTGACCATCGGGCGAACGTTTTCGAGGGCTGTTTTGAAGACTTCCAGCGGGGGCTGCTTGGTCTTTTCAGCGATAATGTCAAAGGCGCCATAGACGATTTGCTCGGCGATGCTCTTTTTACCTTGCTTCATCAGGCAGTTCATGAATTTGGAAACGATCACGTCGTTATATTTGGGATCCGGCAGAACTTCACGGACGACGGCTTTTTTCTTTCTTGGCATGGCTCATTCCTCCGTTTACTTCTTAGTCTTGGGACGTTTGGTCCCATATTTGGAACGTGAATTGACGCGTTTCTCGACTCCGGCGGAATCAAGAGCTCCGCGCACAATATGATAGCGAACGCCGGGGAGGTCTTTCACACGGCCCCCGCGAACCAGCACAATGCTGTGTTCCTGCAGGTTGTGGCCTTCTCCGCCGATATAAGCTGTAACTTCAAATCCGTTAACCAGACGGACACGGGCGACTTTGCGCAATGCCGAGTTCGGTTTTTTGGGCGTCGTCGTGTAAACACGAGTGCAAACTCCGCGCCTTTGCGGACATCCCATAAGCGCCCTGTTTTTCTTTTTACTCTCGATCTCGGTTCTGCCTTTTCGAATCAGTTGATTGATCGTTGGCACTGATTTACCTCCATGGTTTTGTATGTTTGGTTTTAGAAATTGTAGAAATCATCCGCTTCCTCATCCTGGCTGGAATGGGCAAAGCGATCAATGATCTGGGCGACAGTTTCACCATTGTTGACGGCTTCCTCGATCTGGGTGTTGTAGATTTTGGCTCCCGTCCCCACAGGGATACGATGGCCCAGAATGATGCTTTCCTTGAGGCCTTCGAGTTGGTCGACCCTGCCTTCGATGGCGGCTTTAGTGAGGACCTTGGTGGTTTCCTGGAAGGATGCTGCTGAGAGCCAGCTGTCGGTGAGAAGAGAGGTTTTGGTGATTCCGAGCAGCAATTGCTCAAATTGAGCAGGGGTCTTGCCGAACTGGATGATCTCGCGATTCTCTTTCTCAACCTTTATTTTGTCCACTATGTCGCCTTCAAGGAATGAGGTGCTGCCGCTGTCTGTGATGCGCACTTTTTTGAACATCTGGCGGATGATGATGCTGATATGCTTGTCATCGATCTTAACGCCCTGTTTACGATAGATTTCCTGCACTTCGTTAAGGATCATCTGTTGGGCTTCGATGATGCCTTTCACCAGCATGTCGTGAGGGTCGAAAGGACCATCGGAGAGGGCGTCGCCGCTTTCAACATGGTCGCCTTGGTGAACGATGATGCGTTTCCCGGAGGGAATGGAGTATTTGCGGCCGGCCAGAGGCTGGCCTTTTTTAACCATGTCACCGTCGTTCACAATGCTTTCCTGCAGCGGCGGGATGGGCATTACTCTACCGCAGAGCGGAGCTCCCACCTTCACGTTATCATCGTTGTTCACAATGATCTGGAGACTTTTGGGAATCTCATACACTACGAGTTGCTTGGAATTGCGCTTGGCGATGGAGATCAGCTTCTTCTTGTCTTCCTCGATGATGGTTACCTTGCCGTCCTTTTCCGTGTAAACTGTCTTGTCGGTAAGGATGACGACCTGGTTCAAATACTCGTCGGACTGGACAAGAATCTTGCCTTCCACCGGCGCTAAGATGCCGTTGACAGGAGTCACGAATATGTCGCGTCCCGCCTTTTTTAGACCGCCGATGGTGACGATTCCCTCGATATCGGAGATTTTGGCTTTGTCCTTGGGCACGCGGGCTTCAAAGAGGTCCTGAACCCGGGGCAGGCCACCGGTGATGTCACGCTGTTTGATGGTCATACGGGATGTTTGGCCCAGGATGTCCCCGGTGTGCACAAAGCTGCCGTCCTCCACTCTGACCACCAAGCCTGCGGGCAGGGGAACCTGCACCGCGCTGCCATCTTCGCTCACGATGCGGAACTGCGGTTGTTTCTTGCGGTCCTTAGATTCGATGATGGTGATGTCGCGGGAGAAGGTGATATCGTTGTATTCTTCACGGAAGGTGATGTCCTTGATGAAGTTTTCATAGTGGATAACACCTTTGGCCGTGGAAATGAGGGGGTTGTTGAATTGGTCCCAGCTGAGCAGCTTGGT
Coding sequences:
- a CDS encoding 30S ribosomal protein S12, with the protein product MPTINQLIRKGRTEIESKKKNRALMGCPQRRGVCTRVYTTTPKKPNSALRKVARVRLVNGFEVTAYIGGEGHNLQEHSIVLVRGGRVKDLPGVRYHIVRGALDSAGVEKRVNSRSKYGTKRPKTKK
- the rpsG gene encoding 30S ribosomal protein S7, which encodes MPRKKKAVVREVLPDPKYNDVIVSKFMNCLMKQGKKSIAEQIVYGAFDIIAEKTKQPPLEVFKTALENVRPMVKVVSRRVGGSNYQIPLEVNEKNGRALAFRWLISYSRARSEKTMIERLAAELIAAYKKEGASIKKREDTHKMAEANKAYAHLRF